The proteins below come from a single candidate division WOR-3 bacterium genomic window:
- a CDS encoding thioredoxin domain-containing protein — protein MKKAINTYYKIGIVITVIIIVVFVIILKSVTSDRQREVEHIGDSEVGMDSTAMYHSQLDTSLSDNRSEAVTDVDSLQKKQGEPEGESPTPARNVLATVNGEELTLTALNKEFNALPPQAKEYFKDDKAGFLEELIVKRLLLQDARRKKISERSEYKTASAQNSAQKEQLMINILLRELVANVSITESELREFFDRNKDQFPHRDYESLKEQVRPNALEEKQRLVIEGYINELQANAAIVRNGEWIKEQEAAIADNPLSRALRSGRPVVADFGRGTCIPCKMMLPILEKLQKEYAGRAEILILDVGEYASLSRKYGVMMIPTQIFFDSSGREVNRHQGFMAEEDIVAQLKKMGVE, from the coding sequence ATGAAGAAAGCCATCAATACTTACTACAAAATCGGTATAGTGATAACGGTGATTATCATCGTAGTGTTTGTGATCATTTTGAAGTCTGTGACTTCAGACAGACAAAGAGAGGTTGAACATATTGGAGACAGTGAAGTGGGGATGGATTCGACTGCAATGTATCATTCGCAATTGGACACCAGCCTGAGCGACAATCGGAGTGAAGCAGTGACAGACGTCGACAGCCTTCAGAAGAAACAGGGTGAGCCAGAAGGCGAATCTCCTACTCCAGCCAGGAATGTGCTGGCGACTGTTAATGGCGAGGAATTGACCCTCACCGCGCTGAATAAAGAATTCAATGCATTGCCACCACAGGCAAAAGAATATTTCAAGGATGACAAAGCAGGGTTTCTGGAAGAACTCATCGTCAAACGGCTGTTGCTGCAAGATGCCCGGCGCAAGAAGATATCTGAACGGTCAGAATACAAAACAGCATCTGCACAAAATTCAGCACAAAAAGAGCAACTCATGATCAATATCTTGCTCCGGGAACTTGTTGCTAATGTGTCGATCACCGAATCAGAGCTGAGGGAATTCTTCGACAGAAACAAAGATCAGTTTCCACATAGGGACTATGAGTCGCTCAAGGAACAGGTTAGACCCAATGCATTGGAAGAAAAGCAGAGGTTGGTCATAGAAGGTTATATCAACGAATTACAGGCAAATGCGGCGATAGTGCGTAATGGAGAGTGGATTAAGGAGCAAGAGGCCGCCATTGCCGATAATCCTCTATCCAGAGCCTTAAGATCAGGGAGACCGGTCGTTGCCGATTTTGGCCGTGGTACCTGTATTCCCTGCAAGATGATGCTGCCGATTCTTGAGAAATTGCAGAAAGAATACGCTGGGCGAGCTGAGATACTTATCCTGGACGTCGGAGAATACGCTTCCTTGTCCAGAAAGTACGGGGTTATGATGATCCCAACCCAGATATTCTTCGATTCAAGCGGGAGAGAGGTCAACCGGCATCAAGGTTTCATGGCTGAAGAAGACATCGTTGCCCAGTTGAAGAAAATGGGGGTGGAGTGA
- a CDS encoding (2Fe-2S)-binding protein: MKIICRCEDITEEEIVQKIKEGYQTMDDLKRILRVTMGLCQGKGCRRHIAKILSRELNMPVEKIAQPTFRPPVKPIPISATAEKE, translated from the coding sequence ATGAAAATAATCTGTCGTTGTGAGGACATTACCGAGGAAGAGATAGTTCAGAAAATTAAAGAAGGGTATCAAACCATGGATGACCTGAAGAGAATTCTTCGGGTAACGATGGGGCTGTGCCAGGGCAAAGGCTGCCGCAGGCATATCGCCAAGATCCTTTCGCGGGAACTCAATATGCCTGTTGAGAAGATCGCGCAGCCGACCTTTCGGCCGCCGGTCAAACCCATTCCGATCAGCGCCACGGCTGAAAAAGAGTAA
- a CDS encoding thioredoxin family protein codes for MEIRILGPGCPRCNEVEKRTIDVLAGLNIAADVQKVTDIKKIMEYKIMATPGLVINGKIKCSGRIPSKEEIKNWIEEENP; via the coding sequence ATGGAGATAAGAATTTTAGGTCCTGGTTGTCCAAGATGCAATGAGGTGGAAAAGAGAACGATCGATGTTCTCGCCGGTCTGAACATCGCGGCTGATGTTCAGAAAGTCACGGACATCAAGAAGATAATGGAATACAAGATCATGGCGACGCCCGGACTCGTCATTAACGGCAAGATCAAGTGTTCCGGGAGAATACCGAGTAAGGAAGAAATAAAAAACTGGATAGAGGAAGAGAACCCCTAA
- a CDS encoding M20/M25/M40 family metallo-hydrolase — MKKAFGFFIFCLAVGSMQAQPVLVTVELGDNTRIENWLEKKYPTYEFIDNKAVAEIIETDMVALRADGYVVEVIDYSPWSGIYYLSEVPVDLESAIPGDILWQGTNISLIKISEDQNVELHKLPLRFQPLRKKQLPERFWRQVLSKMVPLHEVRWDPFIQNIVDQVNTDSITAYIQRLQDFKTRLALHDSSFAASEWLAQKFNAWGLSTAFDSFYMTTNWPGSGYERNVIATMPGSVIPSRIVVIGGHHDAIVWWDTTLASWNAPGADDNASGTVAAMEAARIFRNYSWDPTVQFITWGAEELGLIGSYHYAEHADSLDLDIGAVLNFDMIGYMDDSNLDCIIQRRSSSPLWLSNLFYEVGQTYVAPLEIYRVTSGGGSDWYPFAVHGFPAVGAAERAGSFFNPHYHDTTDVLSTMSPTLYTDIIKTGVAALAVLSLYPGPVEDLLALDLGTGSDVQLSWTSSPENDVVGYRICWGLQSEVYIDSLFLSGASSHIDTITGLLNDSTYYMTVRALDSDGNPSYASYEVTCTPRLVPFAPAGIIATPVSSGVRIDWLPNDELDLAGYRLYCRLNESPTYDSLNTALLTDTTFTDYPLSGANRYYYALRAFDLAGNYSEYSVEAYGRPITLDQGILVVDETSNGTNPPDSLQDAFYNYIMSNYTHTEYEYGSPAEAPVLADFVPYSSMLWHADDYTQQYADEHVEDFIQYLEAGGNVWFVGWRPTTNLEGITAYPFNFNPGSFMYDYMRISHVEITMPVDSFQAADGLLGYPRLEVDTAKVPFSTWNGVLRYIESLTAAAPGEAVYTMDMRNNGSSYEGAVCAVRSLGNDYNIVLFAFPLYFMDQDQARTAAEKVMNDFGEVGIAETPKEGVVYLDVLLEQNIPNPFSEQTVISYQLNAAGRARLRIYNIAGQLVKTLVDSHQSPGSYSIVWTGLDEHNRSVSSGVYFCRL, encoded by the coding sequence GTGAAGAAGGCATTTGGTTTTTTTATTTTTTGTCTCGCTGTAGGATCTATGCAGGCACAGCCGGTGCTTGTTACGGTCGAACTTGGTGATAACACCCGCATCGAGAATTGGCTGGAAAAGAAATATCCCACGTATGAGTTCATCGATAATAAGGCAGTTGCCGAAATCATCGAGACGGATATGGTTGCACTGCGGGCAGATGGGTATGTCGTTGAGGTCATTGACTACTCACCATGGTCGGGGATTTACTACTTGAGTGAGGTTCCTGTCGATCTGGAATCAGCGATCCCCGGTGACATATTATGGCAGGGCACCAATATTTCGCTCATCAAAATATCGGAGGATCAAAACGTGGAGTTGCATAAACTGCCACTCCGATTCCAACCACTGAGGAAAAAGCAACTACCAGAGAGATTCTGGCGCCAGGTATTGAGCAAGATGGTTCCATTACACGAAGTTCGATGGGATCCATTCATCCAGAATATCGTTGACCAGGTGAATACGGATTCGATCACCGCATATATCCAACGGCTTCAGGATTTCAAAACGAGGCTTGCCCTGCATGACAGTTCGTTCGCGGCCTCTGAATGGCTGGCACAGAAATTCAACGCCTGGGGATTGTCGACCGCGTTTGACAGTTTTTACATGACGACTAACTGGCCCGGGTCCGGTTACGAGCGCAACGTGATCGCGACGATGCCCGGCTCGGTGATCCCATCCAGGATCGTTGTCATCGGTGGTCATCATGATGCGATAGTCTGGTGGGATACGACGCTGGCTAGCTGGAATGCGCCCGGTGCTGATGATAATGCATCGGGTACAGTCGCGGCGATGGAAGCAGCGCGCATATTCCGCAATTATTCGTGGGACCCTACGGTGCAGTTCATCACCTGGGGAGCCGAAGAACTTGGTCTTATTGGCAGTTATCATTATGCCGAGCATGCCGATAGCCTCGATCTTGATATCGGCGCGGTTTTGAATTTCGATATGATCGGATATATGGACGACTCGAATCTCGATTGCATTATCCAGCGTCGTTCTTCATCCCCGCTCTGGCTCTCCAACTTGTTTTATGAGGTCGGTCAGACCTACGTAGCACCCCTCGAGATATACAGGGTCACTTCCGGAGGGGGCTCGGATTGGTATCCTTTCGCGGTCCATGGGTTTCCAGCTGTGGGTGCGGCCGAGCGGGCTGGCAGCTTTTTCAACCCACATTATCATGATACTACAGATGTACTGTCGACGATGTCTCCCACTCTTTACACCGATATCATAAAGACGGGTGTCGCAGCACTAGCGGTTCTGTCGTTGTACCCCGGCCCGGTCGAGGACTTACTGGCTCTTGACCTGGGGACTGGTAGCGATGTGCAGCTGAGCTGGACGAGCAGTCCGGAGAATGATGTGGTCGGGTACAGGATTTGCTGGGGTCTTCAGAGCGAGGTATACATTGACAGCCTCTTTTTATCGGGCGCATCGAGTCACATCGATACAATCACCGGGTTGTTGAACGATTCTACATACTACATGACGGTCAGGGCACTGGATTCTGATGGTAACCCGAGCTATGCATCCTATGAGGTAACATGCACGCCGCGGCTGGTTCCTTTCGCGCCGGCCGGGATCATTGCCACACCGGTCTCATCAGGGGTGAGGATCGACTGGCTGCCGAACGACGAACTCGACCTGGCAGGCTACAGGCTCTATTGCCGGCTCAATGAGAGCCCGACATACGACAGTCTGAACACAGCGCTCTTGACCGATACGACATTCACCGATTATCCGCTCTCCGGTGCGAACCGTTACTACTATGCGCTTAGGGCTTTTGACCTTGCCGGCAATTACAGCGAATATAGTGTCGAGGCTTACGGCCGGCCTATCACGCTGGATCAAGGCATCCTGGTTGTCGACGAAACGAGCAACGGTACGAATCCCCCTGATAGTCTGCAGGATGCTTTTTATAATTACATAATGTCTAACTACACTCACACCGAGTACGAATACGGAAGTCCAGCAGAGGCACCTGTGCTTGCCGATTTTGTACCATATTCATCGATGTTATGGCATGCCGATGATTACACTCAGCAGTATGCGGATGAGCATGTCGAGGATTTCATTCAGTACCTCGAGGCCGGTGGTAATGTTTGGTTCGTAGGCTGGCGGCCCACGACTAACCTGGAAGGTATTACCGCATATCCCTTCAACTTCAATCCCGGGTCGTTCATGTATGATTATATGAGGATATCACACGTGGAGATAACCATGCCAGTTGATTCGTTCCAGGCGGCCGATGGTCTGCTGGGCTATCCGAGACTTGAGGTTGATACTGCAAAAGTACCTTTCAGCACATGGAACGGAGTATTGCGGTATATAGAATCACTAACGGCGGCTGCACCTGGCGAGGCGGTCTACACTATGGACATGCGTAATAATGGCAGTTCATATGAAGGTGCTGTGTGTGCAGTGCGATCTCTGGGTAATGACTACAATATCGTACTCTTCGCCTTTCCTCTGTATTTCATGGATCAGGACCAGGCACGGACAGCAGCAGAGAAGGTGATGAATGATTTTGGCGAAGTGGGAATTGCTGAGACACCCAAGGAAGGTGTTGTGTATCTTGATGTTCTTCTCGAGCAGAATATTCCCAATCCTTTCAGTGAACAGACAGTGATCAGTTACCAGCTCAATGCAGCTGGCCGCGCGCGTTTGCGAATATATAACATTGCCGGACAATTGGTAAAGACCCTCGTTGATTCCCATCAAAGCCCCGGTTCATACAGTATTGTCTGGACCGGACTTGACGAGCATAACCGGAGCGTGAGTAGCGGCGTCTATTTCTGCCGTCTG
- the lipB gene encoding lipoyl(octanoyl) transferase LipB — translation MYVLDLGDRDYKEVWELQKTIHEKRVNEELPNTLLLVEHNPVITMGKSGQESNVLFPEEFLKEKDVDFYHIERGGDATYHGPGQLVGYPIFNVHDGLAGIKPFITGMEEAIIATLHGFGIEGYKKEDMIGVWTDWGKVCSIGIAVKKWVSFHGFALNVNTDLSYFDLIVPCGLKNVEMTSMQRILGKKIPMNEVKKSIIRSFGLTFDQDVKQVCLEEII, via the coding sequence GTGTATGTATTGGATTTAGGCGATAGAGATTACAAAGAGGTTTGGGAACTCCAGAAAACCATCCACGAGAAACGGGTCAATGAAGAATTACCCAATACCCTGCTCCTCGTTGAACACAATCCAGTAATCACCATGGGAAAGAGCGGGCAAGAGAGCAATGTGCTTTTCCCGGAAGAATTCTTGAAGGAGAAGGACGTCGATTTCTATCATATTGAGCGTGGAGGAGACGCGACTTATCATGGCCCGGGTCAATTAGTAGGTTATCCGATATTCAATGTGCACGACGGGCTTGCCGGCATCAAGCCATTTATCACTGGAATGGAAGAGGCAATAATCGCAACCCTGCACGGTTTTGGCATAGAGGGATACAAGAAGGAAGATATGATAGGGGTCTGGACCGATTGGGGCAAGGTCTGTTCGATCGGCATCGCGGTCAAGAAGTGGGTTAGTTTTCATGGTTTTGCCTTGAACGTCAATACAGATTTGAGTTACTTTGATCTGATCGTGCCTTGCGGATTGAAGAACGTCGAAATGACTTCTATGCAAAGGATATTGGGAAAGAAAATTCCGATGAACGAAGTCAAGAAGAGCATCATCAGAAGTTTTGGTTTGACCTTCGATCAGGACGTTAAGCAAGTATGTTTAGAAGAGATTATTTGA
- the arsB gene encoding ACR3 family arsenite efflux transporter, which translates to MTKIEDPRHLGIWEKYLTLWVFLCIIAGIALGRLFPQLSEILSRFEVARVSIPIAICLFWMIYPIMVQIDFRRVVVAGKTPKPIATTLIANWGIKPFTMAFFAWLFLGVVFKNFIPHETALEYRAGMILLGVAPCTAMVLMWSYLAKGNMAHTLVMCAVNSLSMVILYAPLAGLLLGVSGIPIPWATIALSVLIYICVPLGAGYLTRYISIKKKGLGWFNGHVIAPLKTVSVIALLVTLILLFALQGYVIISLPGAIGMITVGIFANIIVVFALTYIVAKIIGIGYEDAAPSAIIAGSNHFEVAIAVATTLFGVRSGAALATVVGVLTEVPMMLFIVWLCKKTKWFFKS; encoded by the coding sequence ATGACCAAAATTGAGGATCCCAGACATCTTGGTATCTGGGAGAAGTACCTCACGCTGTGGGTGTTTTTATGCATAATTGCGGGAATAGCGCTCGGTCGGCTATTTCCGCAATTGAGTGAAATCCTGAGTCGCTTTGAGGTTGCCAGGGTTTCCATTCCTATTGCGATATGTCTGTTCTGGATGATATATCCCATTATGGTTCAGATCGATTTTCGCCGTGTTGTGGTTGCCGGTAAAACACCGAAACCTATCGCGACCACCCTGATCGCAAACTGGGGTATAAAACCTTTTACCATGGCATTCTTTGCGTGGTTGTTTCTTGGTGTTGTTTTCAAGAATTTCATTCCGCACGAAACAGCACTCGAGTACCGGGCGGGTATGATATTACTGGGTGTCGCTCCATGCACTGCGATGGTTTTGATGTGGAGTTACTTGGCCAAAGGCAATATGGCGCACACGCTGGTAATGTGTGCGGTAAACTCTCTTTCGATGGTTATCCTGTACGCGCCGCTTGCCGGACTCCTGCTAGGTGTTTCTGGTATACCCATACCCTGGGCGACGATCGCATTATCCGTTTTGATTTACATATGTGTTCCATTGGGTGCCGGGTACTTAACCCGGTACATCAGTATAAAAAAGAAAGGGCTCGGCTGGTTCAACGGCCACGTCATCGCTCCCCTCAAGACAGTCTCGGTGATCGCCCTCCTGGTGACGCTCATCCTTCTTTTCGCACTCCAGGGGTATGTTATAATTAGTCTACCAGGCGCCATCGGCATGATAACGGTTGGCATTTTCGCGAATATCATTGTGGTTTTCGCATTGACCTATATCGTTGCCAAGATCATTGGAATTGGCTATGAGGATGCGGCGCCCAGTGCGATCATTGCGGGTAGTAATCATTTTGAGGTTGCCATCGCGGTCGCAACGACGCTCTTCGGGGTGAGGTCGGGTGCTGCGCTGGCTACAGTTGTCGGTGTGTTGACTGAGGTTCCCATGATGCTTTTTATTGTGTGGCTGTGTAAGAAGACAAAATGGTTTTTCAAATCATAG
- the lipA gene encoding lipoyl synthase, whose protein sequence is MFRRDYLKKPDWLKIKIPSGDEYKSIYRILQKNNLSTVCQEARCPNISECWKQKSATVMILGKVCTRSCRFCAVRTGDPKGLLDPQEADHVAEVIRSLGLKYVVITSVDRDDLDDFGSQHYANTIEKIAEKNPDVKVEALIPDFSDNAECLKKILDARPFVVGHNVETVRRLTPFVRDRRCGYETSLSVLRKCKELNRQMITKSGVMVGLSEEDHEITETLGDLKDAGVDIVTIGQYLQPTIKHVPVQRYYSPDEFGKFVHIGQSIGIKHVISGPLVRSSYHAAEIFK, encoded by the coding sequence ATGTTTAGAAGAGATTATTTGAAAAAGCCGGACTGGTTAAAGATAAAGATCCCGTCCGGGGACGAGTATAAATCCATATATCGCATCCTCCAGAAAAACAATCTTTCAACGGTCTGTCAGGAAGCACGTTGTCCCAATATCTCGGAGTGCTGGAAGCAAAAGAGCGCGACCGTTATGATACTCGGTAAGGTTTGCACACGTTCTTGCCGGTTCTGTGCCGTGAGAACCGGAGACCCGAAGGGGCTACTGGACCCTCAAGAAGCAGATCATGTTGCCGAGGTCATAAGATCCCTTGGATTGAAATACGTTGTCATCACATCGGTCGACCGTGATGACCTCGATGATTTTGGCAGTCAACATTATGCAAATACGATAGAGAAGATTGCAGAGAAAAATCCCGATGTGAAAGTTGAAGCTCTCATCCCGGATTTCAGTGACAACGCAGAATGTCTTAAGAAAATCTTGGATGCGAGGCCCTTTGTGGTAGGGCATAATGTGGAGACGGTAAGACGGCTTACACCATTTGTCAGGGATCGACGTTGCGGTTATGAGACGTCTTTGAGTGTGCTCAGAAAATGTAAGGAATTGAACCGGCAAATGATCACAAAAAGCGGGGTCATGGTGGGTCTGAGTGAAGAGGACCATGAAATAACCGAAACCCTGGGCGATCTGAAAGATGCCGGTGTCGATATCGTAACGATCGGTCAATACTTGCAGCCTACCATAAAACATGTTCCAGTGCAGAGGTATTACTCGCCTGATGAGTTCGGCAAGTTCGTGCATATTGGACAGAGCATCGGAATAAAACACGTTATCAGCGGACCGCTGGTACGCTCATCCTATCACGCGGCAGAGATTTTTAAATGA
- a CDS encoding M28 family peptidase, translated as MMKKVLSLLAVTLVFAIADEYLIRVDLDQTGFAPLAEQELKILAEFENSAIVLHEATELEDISSLNYYILDTGLQEGQYYIARPMEKNTDLTQFADILTRDGDDYLLKVHPGMLESLLDHKVMVKRLTFTPMVLRSEADFPSVRYDQTVQDIVDLVDADSIIAKVQRMQDFQTRLSTHDSCMAAANWIFSKFDSIGCDSIYFQNHTSGHAPNVIAVKHGTVYPDSIYAVICGHFDSYAFYSPNLAPGADDNASGTSAVLEAARVMSNYDFEYSIRYIAFSGEEMGMYGSEYYAAIARIAGDSILGVINGDMLAYVDMQPESLEVIAKPTNPPCEPFADFFIAAADTYTTLTTHKQLSSTMVYSDHASFWDQGYVALCNIEDWDYGTNNPFVHTPGDSIGAGFNDLAFCTEATKAEIAALALLAVPTGTGIEELTKDQSGSTGMVIRPTIGNALFTISFTVQAASLEGLTIHDVAGRVVKNIPTQSSEIGNLLSVKWDGTDNSGKKLPGGIYFVRIADGLSTQTAKLILMH; from the coding sequence ATGATGAAAAAAGTCTTATCTTTATTGGCAGTAACCCTCGTCTTTGCGATAGCGGACGAGTATCTTATCAGGGTCGATCTTGACCAAACAGGATTTGCTCCCCTCGCAGAGCAGGAGTTGAAGATCCTGGCAGAATTCGAAAACTCGGCGATCGTCTTGCATGAGGCGACTGAACTCGAAGATATCTCGTCGCTTAATTATTATATACTCGACACTGGACTACAAGAGGGCCAGTATTACATTGCACGTCCGATGGAGAAAAACACGGACCTGACACAATTCGCAGATATCCTGACCCGGGACGGTGATGACTACCTGCTAAAGGTACATCCTGGCATGCTGGAATCGCTCCTTGACCACAAGGTAATGGTCAAACGTCTAACTTTCACGCCGATGGTCCTCAGGAGTGAGGCAGATTTTCCATCGGTACGCTACGACCAAACTGTTCAAGACATCGTGGACCTTGTCGATGCCGACAGCATAATAGCGAAAGTGCAGAGAATGCAGGATTTCCAGACGAGACTGTCGACACATGATTCTTGCATGGCCGCGGCTAACTGGATCTTCAGTAAGTTTGACTCGATCGGATGCGACTCGATCTATTTTCAGAATCATACCAGCGGTCACGCGCCGAATGTCATTGCCGTCAAACACGGCACCGTCTACCCTGATTCGATATATGCAGTGATATGCGGACACTTTGACTCTTATGCCTTCTACTCGCCCAACTTAGCACCGGGCGCGGATGACAATGCAAGCGGCACGTCGGCAGTACTGGAGGCGGCGCGGGTGATGAGCAATTATGATTTTGAGTATTCGATCCGCTACATAGCATTTTCCGGCGAAGAAATGGGAATGTATGGAAGCGAATATTACGCTGCGATCGCTCGAATTGCGGGTGACAGCATTCTTGGAGTGATCAACGGCGACATGCTCGCGTATGTCGATATGCAGCCCGAGTCGCTCGAGGTAATTGCAAAACCGACCAACCCGCCGTGCGAACCCTTTGCTGACTTCTTCATCGCCGCAGCAGACACCTATACTACGCTCACGACACACAAACAGCTCTCTTCAACCATGGTCTATTCAGACCACGCGTCATTCTGGGATCAGGGCTATGTTGCGCTGTGCAACATCGAAGACTGGGATTATGGAACGAACAATCCATTCGTTCACACACCAGGCGATAGTATCGGCGCCGGATTCAATGACCTCGCATTTTGTACCGAAGCGACCAAGGCGGAAATCGCGGCACTGGCATTACTCGCAGTCCCCACCGGTACAGGAATCGAGGAGCTGACAAAGGACCAGTCGGGAAGCACAGGAATGGTTATACGACCGACCATCGGTAATGCGCTCTTCACGATCTCGTTTACGGTACAGGCAGCAAGTCTAGAAGGTCTAACGATCCATGATGTGGCCGGACGTGTGGTGAAAAATATCCCCACACAATCATCTGAAATCGGCAATCTCTTATCGGTAAAATGGGATGGTACGGACAATTCCGGGAAGAAACTCCCCGGCGGCATTTACTTCGTCAGAATTGCGGATGGATTATCGACGCAGACCGCCAAATTGATTTTGATGCACTAA
- a CDS encoding cytochrome c biogenesis protein CcdA has translation MIIELLTWLTKAIEGNPVIAVSASFIWGILSIVLSPCHLASIPLIVGYVDEQGRISVKRAFWISVLFATGILVTIALVGLITAFAGRMLGDIGAIGNYFVAVIFFVIGLHLLDVFRLPWSGSGGRQMKRKGLIGAFIIGLIFGLALGPCTFAYMAPMLGVVFKVAAERSFFAIGLLLAYGIGHCSIIVLAGSLTETVTHYLNWTERSRGALIVRKICGILVILGGIYLIITS, from the coding sequence ATGATCATTGAGCTTCTTACGTGGTTAACAAAGGCAATTGAGGGCAATCCTGTTATTGCCGTAAGCGCATCCTTTATCTGGGGTATCCTCAGCATTGTTTTAAGCCCTTGCCACCTTGCTAGCATTCCCTTGATCGTTGGCTACGTCGATGAGCAGGGACGGATATCAGTTAAAAGGGCTTTTTGGATTTCAGTACTCTTCGCCACCGGCATCCTGGTGACCATAGCATTGGTAGGTTTGATTACCGCCTTTGCTGGACGTATGCTCGGCGATATTGGTGCGATCGGCAATTATTTTGTCGCGGTGATATTTTTTGTCATTGGCTTGCATCTGCTGGATGTCTTTCGGTTACCTTGGTCAGGATCAGGGGGCAGGCAGATGAAACGCAAGGGTCTGATTGGAGCGTTTATTATCGGATTGATTTTTGGTCTTGCCCTTGGGCCTTGCACCTTTGCGTACATGGCACCGATGCTTGGTGTTGTTTTCAAGGTCGCCGCCGAGAGATCGTTTTTTGCGATCGGGTTGTTGCTCGCCTATGGTATCGGGCATTGCTCAATAATCGTCCTTGCCGGTTCATTGACCGAAACCGTTACTCATTATTTAAACTGGACTGAGCGGTCAAGGGGTGCTCTCATTGTGAGAAAGATATGTGGCATTCTGGTTATCCTCGGCGGTATTTATCTAATAATCACATCCTAA
- a CDS encoding 4Fe-4S binding protein has protein sequence METQASTERRNSGPYVVIECPEKIPCDPCVDACPNNAISMPGSIIELPQIDYEKCTGCLVCIPRCPGLAIFVVDETPEDHSIVYIPYEFLPRPKKGDTAKGLDREGKERCEVKITRVIDAKKFDRCAIVGFSAPKELAHEIRGIRLCE, from the coding sequence ATGGAAACCCAGGCGTCGACGGAGCGTAGAAATTCCGGCCCATACGTCGTTATCGAATGTCCAGAAAAAATACCGTGCGATCCTTGTGTTGATGCGTGTCCGAATAATGCCATATCCATGCCCGGCTCAATAATCGAACTGCCACAGATCGATTATGAAAAATGCACCGGGTGCCTGGTGTGCATTCCCAGATGTCCCGGCCTGGCGATATTCGTCGTCGATGAAACACCAGAAGACCATTCAATTGTCTACATACCGTATGAATTTCTGCCCAGGCCTAAGAAAGGCGATACTGCCAAGGGCCTTGACCGTGAAGGAAAAGAACGGTGTGAAGTGAAAATCACCAGGGTCATCGATGCTAAGAAATTCGACCGTTGCGCGATCGTCGGGTTTTCAGCACCAAAAGAATTGGCTCACGAAATCAGGGGAATTCGACTTTGTGAGTAA